Proteins encoded together in one Pseudomonadota bacterium window:
- a CDS encoding ATP-binding protein, with product MAKERKKGAVLKPLPAEALCSLCDPAQFSFTTTAELEDQVEIAGQDRAVGAVRFALGVKQEGYNVFVLGPAGSGKHAVVRKLLKQQAKDETTPSDWCYVYNFERSHKPLVLELPAGDGARLRDAVHKLIEDLKTAVPAIFESDEYRNQRKIIADDVKQRQENAFLQIQREAGEVNIAIMQTENGIAFAPTHEGEILPPEKLSAMSKEEQGELQKNIGELQKRFRDTMMMVPQWAREAREKFLALDRGVTSVAATSMIEETKAQFANMPRVLEYLQAVEKNVVDNVGLFRGAQEGGTNMPAGASGPMPGQMPTSEPADHEAPFRRYRVNLIVDRSLIKGGPVVYADHPTYQELVGSIEHVAEMGMLTTDFTRIKSGALHRANGGYLMLDARSILMEPFAWEGLKRALRSHEIRIEHPIQSAGVISTQSLSPEPVPLQIKVVLIGDRQLYYMLDQGDPDFAELFKVTGDFDDKIERTKETNLMYARLLGTLARRDGMRPLASGAVARLCDHSARLAADSERLSTQIRHLSDLVREADYFSGERGHDVIEKDDIDMAVEEALRRVSRIREAMQEQILRGTVLIDTDGAKVGQINGLAVLQTGRFAFGKPSRITVRLRMGVGKVIDIEREVDLGGPLHSKGVLILSSYLAARYATDRPLSLAASIVFEQSYGGVDGDSASSTELYALLSALADVPIKQSLAVTGAVNQNGEVQAIGGANEKIEGFFDICKARGLTGEHGAVIPQSNVKNLMLRNDVLEAVRDGQFHVYAVSTIDEGIEILTGVKAGERDTKGAFPPDSINGLVEARLIQLADQRRAFARPDSKGSKAKP from the coding sequence ATGGCGAAAGAAAGAAAAAAGGGCGCTGTGCTTAAACCATTGCCTGCGGAAGCTTTGTGCAGCCTTTGCGATCCAGCGCAATTCTCATTCACCACCACGGCGGAACTTGAGGACCAGGTTGAAATCGCTGGACAGGACCGCGCGGTTGGCGCTGTTCGGTTCGCCCTTGGCGTAAAGCAGGAAGGCTACAACGTATTTGTCCTGGGCCCGGCCGGCAGCGGAAAACATGCCGTCGTCCGAAAGCTACTGAAACAACAAGCCAAAGACGAAACCACGCCTTCCGACTGGTGCTACGTCTACAATTTTGAACGCAGCCACAAACCCTTGGTGCTGGAACTTCCGGCCGGAGACGGCGCGCGGCTGCGCGATGCCGTCCACAAATTGATCGAGGATTTGAAAACCGCCGTCCCGGCGATATTCGAAAGCGACGAATACCGCAACCAGCGCAAGATCATCGCTGACGACGTCAAGCAGCGGCAGGAAAACGCCTTCCTGCAAATTCAGCGCGAGGCCGGCGAAGTCAATATCGCCATCATGCAAACCGAGAATGGCATCGCGTTCGCGCCAACGCATGAAGGCGAAATTCTGCCGCCCGAAAAACTCAGCGCCATGAGCAAAGAAGAACAGGGGGAACTGCAAAAAAATATAGGCGAGCTGCAAAAACGATTCCGCGACACCATGATGATGGTACCCCAATGGGCGCGCGAAGCGCGGGAAAAATTTCTCGCGCTCGATCGCGGCGTCACCAGCGTCGCGGCCACATCCATGATCGAGGAGACTAAGGCGCAATTTGCGAACATGCCTCGCGTACTCGAATATCTGCAGGCCGTCGAAAAGAATGTGGTCGATAATGTAGGACTCTTTCGTGGGGCACAGGAAGGCGGCACCAACATGCCGGCCGGAGCGTCTGGGCCTATGCCTGGGCAAATGCCGACCAGCGAGCCCGCGGACCATGAAGCGCCATTTCGGCGCTACCGCGTCAATCTCATCGTCGACCGCTCCCTCATCAAAGGCGGCCCCGTGGTTTATGCCGACCATCCGACCTATCAGGAATTAGTCGGCAGCATCGAGCATGTCGCCGAAATGGGCATGCTGACGACCGACTTTACCCGCATCAAATCCGGCGCGCTTCACCGGGCGAATGGCGGCTATCTAATGCTCGATGCACGCAGCATTCTGATGGAACCGTTCGCCTGGGAGGGGCTCAAGCGGGCGCTTCGCTCACATGAAATCCGCATTGAACATCCAATCCAATCCGCCGGTGTTATCAGCACTCAATCACTCAGCCCCGAACCGGTACCGCTGCAAATTAAAGTGGTCCTCATTGGCGACAGACAGCTCTACTACATGCTCGATCAGGGCGATCCTGATTTTGCCGAATTGTTCAAGGTTACGGGCGATTTCGACGACAAGATCGAGCGTACCAAAGAGACCAACTTGATGTATGCCCGTCTGCTCGGCACCTTGGCGCGACGTGACGGAATGCGGCCGCTGGCCAGCGGAGCCGTCGCCCGATTGTGCGATCACAGCGCGCGTCTCGCGGCAGATTCAGAGCGGCTTTCGACGCAGATACGCCACCTGAGCGATTTGGTCCGAGAGGCCGATTATTTCTCTGGCGAACGCGGTCATGACGTTATCGAAAAAGATGATATCGACATGGCAGTTGAAGAAGCGCTGCGCAGGGTCAGCCGCATCCGCGAGGCCATGCAGGAACAAATTCTGCGCGGCACGGTGCTGATCGATACCGACGGCGCGAAGGTTGGCCAGATAAACGGCCTGGCTGTTCTGCAAACCGGGCGCTTCGCATTCGGCAAGCCATCACGCATTACCGTGCGGTTGCGCATGGGCGTCGGCAAAGTGATCGATATTGAGCGCGAGGTGGACCTGGGTGGGCCGCTGCACAGCAAAGGTGTGCTCATCCTGAGCAGCTATCTGGCTGCCCGATATGCCACCGACCGTCCGCTCTCCCTCGCCGCCAGCATTGTTTTCGAGCAATCCTATGGTGGCGTCGATGGCGACAGCGCGTCATCGACAGAACTATACGCCTTGCTGTCCGCGCTCGCCGATGTGCCGATCAAGCAGTCGCTGGCTGTTACCGGCGCGGTCAATCAAAATGGCGAGGTCCAGGCCATCGGTGGGGCAAACGAAAAAATCGAAGGGTTTTTTGATATCTGCAAAGCGCGCGGGCTAACCGGCGAGCATGGCGCCGTCATACCTCAATCCAACGTCAAGAATTTGATGCTGAGAAACGATGTCTTAGAAGCAGTGCGCGACGGACAATTTCATGTCTATGCGGTGTCCACAATCGATGAAGGCATCGAGATCTTGACCGGTGTGAAAGCCGGAGAACGCGACACGAAAGGGGCATTTCCGCCTGATTCCATCAACGGCCTAGTCGAGGCGCGGCTTATTCAATTGGCGGACCAGCGCCGCGCCTTCGCGCGCCCAGACTCAAAGGGCAGCAAAGCAAAACCATAG
- a CDS encoding tetratricopeptide repeat protein yields MAAPVSADFDEGLSAFLDGDYRRAREIWMDFSALGDAQSQFGLGMMFEGGRGVPPDAEKAAEWYLRAAEQGMPEAQLSLGSLYEQGNGVARDPERAAELYRNAADQGNAQAQYNLAALYLGGDGVAPNRELGIAWLRLSARQRYGRALQRLKMIDVPVEGSVEILASAPAPEPPPPDRATELPATAPAPNPERAERLQILIEDNQFEVPLAALEEEVGESSAAEDGTPAESGFTLLLATFDRQEAAQAAWQKLNARYPTLFGGLRPKYTALKLDEGDVELWRLEAAALVSESAAVTLCEALRREGEYCFPPRVSNAPEN; encoded by the coding sequence TTGGCGGCACCGGTTTCGGCGGATTTCGATGAGGGCTTGAGCGCCTTTCTCGACGGCGATTATCGGCGCGCCCGCGAAATCTGGATGGACTTTTCAGCCCTCGGCGATGCGCAATCTCAGTTCGGCCTCGGCATGATGTTCGAGGGCGGACGTGGTGTGCCGCCGGATGCAGAGAAAGCTGCTGAGTGGTATCTCCGCGCGGCGGAGCAGGGCATGCCCGAGGCGCAACTCAGCTTGGGGTCTCTCTACGAACAGGGCAACGGCGTCGCGCGCGACCCCGAACGGGCGGCCGAGCTTTACCGAAACGCTGCCGATCAAGGAAACGCCCAAGCGCAGTATAATTTGGCGGCGCTTTACTTGGGCGGTGACGGCGTCGCACCCAACCGGGAACTCGGCATCGCCTGGTTGCGTCTTTCAGCGAGGCAACGATATGGCCGCGCTCTTCAACGTTTGAAAATGATAGATGTGCCGGTAGAGGGTTCGGTGGAAATTTTGGCCAGCGCACCCGCGCCAGAGCCTCCGCCTCCCGATCGCGCAACCGAATTACCGGCCACCGCGCCGGCGCCCAATCCAGAGCGCGCGGAGCGCCTGCAAATATTAATCGAGGACAATCAGTTCGAAGTGCCGTTGGCCGCCCTCGAAGAAGAAGTGGGCGAAAGTAGCGCTGCCGAGGACGGGACCCCGGCTGAATCGGGCTTCACCTTACTCTTAGCGACATTCGACCGCCAAGAGGCGGCCCAAGCGGCATGGCAAAAATTGAATGCCCGGTATCCAACGCTTTTCGGAGGTCTGCGACCTAAATATACGGCGTTGAAATTGGACGAGGGAGACGTCGAATTGTGGCGGCTCGAAGCTGCCGCCTTAGTAAGCGAAAGCGCGGCGGTGACACTTTGTGAAGCGCTCCGGCGTGAAGGCGAATATTGCTTTCCGCCGCGCGTGAGCAACGCGCCCGAGAACTAA
- a CDS encoding aldolase, with the protein MRGYHRASPFSDLTAEQHNTERQMIDEIRQARIDLAAAYRLAHMHGLSEGICNHLTLTVPGQPDKFLLIGHGTHWSEVTASNLLLVSLDGEVLEGDGVVEDTAFHIHVPIHRKRPDLRCIMHTHQPQMLALAMIEDGAIEPINQNAMRYYGRIAYDNNYTGVAFDTAEGERLAGVLQDKSILLMSNHGVLVGATSVASAYDDLYYLERTAKAQILAMSTGSPLKRIPQEICENTARQLRSDNMHRFANDHFNALKRVLDRDQPDYRD; encoded by the coding sequence CTGCGCGGCTATCACCGGGCGTCACCATTTTCTGATCTCACCGCGGAACAACACAACACGGAACGACAAATGATCGATGAAATTCGACAAGCGCGTATCGACCTTGCCGCCGCCTACCGGCTTGCTCACATGCACGGCCTCAGCGAAGGGATCTGCAACCATTTGACCCTGACGGTTCCCGGGCAGCCCGACAAGTTTCTATTGATCGGCCACGGCACCCATTGGAGCGAAGTCACGGCCAGCAATTTGCTCCTGGTCAGCCTCGATGGGGAGGTGTTGGAGGGCGACGGCGTAGTGGAAGACACCGCCTTTCACATACATGTACCGATCCACCGCAAGCGGCCGGACCTGCGCTGTATTATGCACACCCATCAGCCGCAAATGCTCGCCCTTGCGATGATTGAGGACGGCGCAATCGAACCGATAAACCAAAATGCCATGCGCTATTACGGCCGTATCGCGTATGACAATAATTATACAGGGGTTGCCTTCGACACGGCGGAGGGCGAACGCCTCGCCGGCGTCCTGCAGGACAAATCAATTCTCTTGATGAGCAATCACGGCGTCCTGGTCGGAGCCACCTCCGTGGCGAGCGCCTATGACGACCTTTACTATTTGGAACGCACGGCCAAGGCGCAAATTCTCGCCATGAGCACCGGCAGCCCGCTCAAGCGGATTCCCCAAGAAATATGCGAAAACACTGCGCGGCAATTGCGGTCAGATAACATGCACCGCTTCGCCAACGATCACTTCAATGCGCTGAAACGTGTGCTCGACCGCGATCAACCGGATTACCGGGACTAG
- a CDS encoding HlyD family type I secretion periplasmic adaptor subunit, producing MNRLDRLESKASAKGWKRSAFLITIAIAILLAWANFAELEEVAVASGEVVPQGQVKIIQHLEGGIISQIFVTEGATVNAGDLLLQLDRGITGSNRDEIEIELDSLILTRVRLVAESQGTVLVFPEAQAARRPEMLRAERQTYEGHKLELQSTVAVLHEQQRQRELDVRQIRSQLNSIKNNLALTLERFAMSEDLLAEGLTPKIDHVQIKQEIEKLQGEMEELKSAIPRAQASLAETTERINEEQLRATRNALEEMSAIERRIAEVREKLGRATDQVVRTEISSPIDGVVQSMRHHTIGGVAQPGEPLMEIVPTQERLVVEAKLNPTDIGYVRVGQSSVVKVSTYDFSRYGGLEGRVVSISPDSHVDSATGQSYFRVIAETDRNYLGVEPGDLPIAPGMEATLDIHTGSKSVMQYLLKPVIKVRSEAFRER from the coding sequence ATGAACCGGCTGGATAGGCTCGAAAGCAAGGCCAGCGCCAAGGGCTGGAAGCGCAGCGCCTTCCTCATCACCATCGCGATCGCCATCCTTCTCGCTTGGGCCAATTTTGCCGAGTTGGAAGAAGTGGCCGTTGCCAGTGGCGAAGTCGTGCCACAGGGCCAAGTCAAGATTATCCAGCATCTCGAAGGCGGCATCATTAGCCAAATATTCGTCACCGAGGGCGCCACGGTAAATGCCGGCGATCTTCTGTTGCAGCTTGATCGCGGTATTACCGGATCGAACCGAGATGAAATTGAGATCGAACTCGATAGTCTAATTCTGACCCGGGTACGCCTTGTCGCGGAATCTCAGGGCACGGTACTGGTCTTTCCGGAGGCGCAAGCGGCGCGGCGCCCTGAAATGCTGCGGGCGGAGAGGCAAACCTATGAAGGACATAAACTTGAGCTTCAGAGCACCGTTGCTGTTTTGCACGAGCAGCAGCGCCAGCGCGAGCTCGATGTCCGCCAAATTCGCTCTCAGCTCAACTCGATTAAAAACAATTTGGCCCTCACGCTCGAGCGTTTCGCAATGTCAGAGGACCTTCTCGCCGAGGGTCTGACGCCAAAAATCGACCATGTTCAGATCAAACAGGAGATCGAGAAATTGCAAGGCGAGATGGAGGAGCTCAAATCCGCTATCCCGCGCGCGCAAGCGAGCCTTGCCGAAACCACGGAGCGCATTAATGAAGAACAATTGCGTGCCACGCGGAACGCGCTCGAAGAAATGAGCGCGATTGAGCGGCGTATCGCGGAGGTCCGGGAAAAACTCGGCCGCGCCACCGACCAGGTCGTGCGCACAGAAATATCGAGCCCAATTGATGGCGTGGTCCAGAGCATGCGCCACCACACCATCGGCGGCGTGGCGCAGCCTGGAGAGCCGTTGATGGAGATTGTACCGACCCAGGAACGCCTCGTCGTTGAAGCGAAGCTCAACCCAACCGACATCGGCTATGTCCGTGTCGGTCAAAGTTCGGTAGTCAAAGTCTCCACTTATGATTTTTCACGCTACGGCGGACTTGAAGGCCGGGTTGTTTCTATTTCGCCCGATTCGCATGTCGATAGCGCCACTGGCCAGAGTTATTTCCGAGTTATTGCCGAGACAGATAGGAATTACCTCGGTGTTGAACCCGGCGACCTGCCCATCGCACCCGGCATGGAGGCAACGTTAGATATCCACACCGGCTCGAAGAGCGTGATGCAATACCTGCTGAAACCCGTCATCAAAGTTCGGTCGGAAGCCTTCCGAGAGCGCTGA